One genomic region from Equus asinus isolate D_3611 breed Donkey chromosome 10, EquAss-T2T_v2, whole genome shotgun sequence encodes:
- the LOC106830793 gene encoding olfactory receptor 1L6-like, protein MLRGNKSHVTEFLLLGLTCDPKQQVWLFASFLAMYLVNVAGNSVIIAAIWGDAHLHTPMYFFLSNLSLVDICFTTVIVPRMLVNMLTKRKTILFAHCLTQMYFFVAFGITDSFLLAAMAIDRYMAICNPLHYTTTMNPRHCLLLVIASWVVSHLHSLTHTILMARLSFCGPNTIHHFFCDVQPLLTLSCSDTSINELLAFTEGSFVIMTPFIFIIVSYVYITRAVLRVPSGGGRYKVFSTCGSHLIVVTLFYGTIISVYIRPSSTYSVTKDRVVTVIYAVVTPMLNPFIYSLRNKDMKHALKKLMRKAE, encoded by the coding sequence ATGCTGAGGGGAAACAAAAGCCATGTGACTGAATTCCTCCTTCTAGGACTGACCTGTGACCCCAAACAGCAGGTGTGGCTCTTTGCCAGCTTCTTGGCCATGTACCTGGTCAATGTTGCTGGCAACTCAGTCATCATTGCAGCCATCTGGGGAGATGCCCatctccacacccccatgtacttcttcctctccaatctgTCCCTGGTGGACATCTGCTTTACAACTGTTATCGTTCCGCGAATGTTAGTGAACATGCTGACTAAGAGAAAGACCATCCTCTTTGCCCATTGCCTCACCCAGATGTATTTCTTCGTGGCCTTTGGGATCACTGATAGCTTCCTTTTGGCTGCCATGGCCATCGACCGCTACATGGCCATTTGTAACCCACTGCATTACACCACAACCATGAACCCCAGGCATTGTCTCCTGCTGGTGATAGCATCCTGGGTGGTGTCCCACCTCCACTCACTCACCCACACGATTCTTATGGCCCGCCTCTCCTTCTGTGGGCCCAACACTATCCACCACTTCTTTTGCGATGTCCAGCCACTGCTAACCCTCTCCTGCTCTGACACCTCTATCAATGAGCTTTTGGCCTTCACGGAGGGCTCCTTTGTGATCATGACTCCCTTTATTTTCATCATTGTCTCTTATGTCTACATCACCCGTGCTGTTCTGAGGGTCCCTTCAGGGGGAGGCAGATACAAGGTTTTCTCCACCTGTGGATCCCACCTCATAGTTGTGACACTATTCTATGGGACCATAATATCCGTGTACATTCGCCCCTCATCCACCTACTCAGTGACAAAGGATCGTGTGGTCACTGTCATCTATGCAGTAGTTACCCCCATGCTGAACCCTTTTATCTACAGCCTTAGGAACAAAGACATGAAGCATGCCTTGAAAAAGCTGATGAGGAAGGCAGAATAG